The proteins below are encoded in one region of Flavobacterium nackdongense:
- a CDS encoding prolyl oligopeptidase family serine peptidase produces MKSIFLSLLLFGFYHIGIAQENINFQKPSAEILALADFQRAPAVSMDTKKQYMLLSYRNTYKTLDELNQEEMRLGGLRINPITNISSSVNYVNNLKIRKISDKNEIQVSGLPENPKITNVSWSPDETKIAFTNTTNSGVELWVIDVATASAKKITKDNLNANLGSPFNWMKDNETLLVKVLPANRPALIDAKKDLPKGPTVSVSDGSKSQNRTYPDLLKNKLDEQNFETMVTSELYKISLSGKSELFKSGAIYTGESFSPDGNYLMLTTIQRPYSYIVPLNRFPQTTTIYDASGKEVKVVNEVPLTEIMPKGFSSVRKGKRNMSWRADQAATLTFVVALDQGDQAIKAEYRDEVFQWNAPFTAEPTSLVKTQQRYGGIIWGNETTAIITDNWYDTRNTKTYLINPSNPNQTPKIIFDRNSQDIYSDPGNFEMKKNKFNRYVLAIENDNAYLIGEGNTKDGQFPFIDEYNLKTLQSKRLYTSKIKDKKEDLLSIEDFKKGEVLVLIQSKNDYPNYYFRNIKLKDKLTQITSFKNPFESIKNVYKEVIKYKRKDGVDLSGTLYLPVGYDRAKKEKLPLLIWAYPAEFKDKSSAGQSDKNPNEFTFPNYGSFVYWVTKGYAVLDDASFPIIGEGTTEPNDTFITQLIDDAAAAINAVDNLGYINRKKVAIGGHSYGAFMTANLLSHCNLFACGIARSGAYNRTLTPFGFQSEQRNYWDVPNVYNEMSPFMTADKMKTPLLLVHGDADNNPGTFTLQSERYYQALKGLGAPVRLVLLPKEAHGYAAKDNILHLLWEQDQFLEKYLKN; encoded by the coding sequence ATGAAATCAATTTTTCTTTCTTTATTATTATTTGGATTTTACCACATTGGAATCGCACAGGAAAACATCAATTTTCAAAAACCTTCGGCTGAAATTTTAGCCCTTGCAGATTTTCAAAGAGCTCCAGCAGTAAGTATGGACACCAAAAAGCAATACATGCTTTTGAGTTATCGAAATACCTACAAAACACTCGACGAATTAAATCAGGAAGAAATGCGTTTGGGAGGATTGCGAATCAATCCGATAACGAATATTTCTAGTTCTGTGAACTACGTCAATAATTTAAAAATCAGAAAAATCAGTGATAAAAATGAAATTCAAGTCAGTGGTTTGCCTGAAAACCCAAAAATCACCAATGTATCTTGGTCACCTGACGAGACAAAAATAGCCTTTACTAACACCACAAATTCTGGCGTTGAATTATGGGTTATTGATGTTGCTACTGCTTCAGCTAAAAAAATCACAAAAGACAATTTGAATGCTAATCTGGGAAGTCCATTCAATTGGATGAAAGACAACGAAACTTTATTGGTAAAAGTATTACCCGCCAACCGCCCTGCCTTGATTGACGCTAAAAAAGATTTGCCAAAAGGCCCAACAGTTTCTGTTTCTGATGGTTCAAAATCACAAAACAGAACCTATCCCGATTTATTAAAAAACAAACTTGACGAACAAAATTTTGAAACCATGGTCACTTCTGAATTGTATAAAATTTCGCTCTCAGGAAAATCAGAATTGTTCAAATCGGGTGCCATTTATACAGGAGAAAGTTTTTCGCCAGACGGCAATTATTTGATGCTAACCACAATTCAACGTCCCTATTCCTATATAGTTCCATTAAATCGTTTTCCACAAACTACGACAATTTATGATGCTTCAGGAAAAGAGGTAAAAGTGGTCAACGAAGTACCATTGACTGAAATTATGCCAAAGGGATTTTCCTCGGTTCGAAAAGGAAAACGAAATATGAGTTGGCGTGCAGACCAAGCTGCGACCCTAACCTTTGTTGTAGCACTCGATCAAGGAGACCAAGCTATTAAAGCGGAGTACAGGGACGAAGTTTTTCAATGGAATGCTCCATTTACGGCGGAACCAACTTCATTAGTCAAAACACAACAACGTTATGGAGGAATAATTTGGGGCAATGAAACCACCGCAATCATTACCGATAATTGGTATGACACGCGAAATACTAAAACGTATTTGATAAATCCATCCAATCCCAACCAAACTCCTAAAATTATCTTCGACAGAAATTCTCAAGATATCTATTCGGATCCCGGGAATTTCGAAATGAAAAAAAATAAATTCAACCGTTATGTTTTAGCGATCGAAAATGACAATGCTTATTTAATTGGCGAAGGAAATACCAAAGACGGACAGTTTCCTTTTATAGATGAATACAATCTAAAAACATTGCAATCCAAACGTCTTTACACTTCGAAAATAAAAGACAAAAAAGAAGATTTATTGTCGATTGAAGATTTCAAAAAAGGAGAAGTTTTAGTGCTCATTCAATCCAAAAACGATTATCCAAATTACTATTTCAGAAACATCAAATTAAAAGACAAGTTAACCCAAATTACTTCTTTTAAAAATCCTTTCGAAAGCATCAAAAATGTATATAAAGAGGTGATTAAATACAAACGTAAAGATGGCGTTGATTTATCGGGAACTTTGTATTTGCCTGTGGGTTATGACAGAGCCAAAAAAGAAAAACTACCCTTATTAATTTGGGCCTATCCAGCTGAATTTAAAGACAAAAGCTCAGCAGGGCAAAGCGATAAGAATCCAAATGAATTCACTTTTCCAAATTATGGTTCGTTTGTATATTGGGTTACCAAAGGCTATGCTGTATTAGACGATGCCTCTTTCCCAATTATCGGCGAAGGAACTACAGAACCTAATGATACCTTCATTACACAATTGATTGATGATGCTGCAGCTGCGATCAATGCAGTAGATAATTTAGGCTATATCAATCGCAAAAAAGTAGCTATTGGTGGTCATTCTTATGGCGCTTTTATGACTGCCAATTTATTGTCGCACTGCAATTTGTTTGCTTGCGGAATTGCAAGAAGTGGTGCCTATAACCGAACTTTAACTCCGTTTGGATTCCAAAGTGAGCAACGCAATTATTGGGACGTTCCTAATGTGTACAATGAAATGTCACCGTTTATGACTGCCGATAAAATGAAAACGCCGCTCTTATTGGTTCACGGAGATGCCGACAATAATCCAGGTACTTTTACTTTACAATCCGAACGCTATTACCAAGCTTTGAAAGGACTTGGAGCGCCAGTTCGATTGGTTTTATTACCAAAAGAAGCACACGGATATGCCGCAAAAGACAATATTTTGCATTTGCTTTGGGAACAAGATCAGTTTTTAGAAAAATACCTAAAAAACTAG